In Akkermansiaceae bacterium, the following are encoded in one genomic region:
- a CDS encoding peroxiredoxin has product MSVLVGKQAPSFNAKAVKGENIIENFSLDQYLGEKYVVLFFYPKDFTFVCPTELHRFQDEIAEFEKRNVQVVGCSTDTEFSHWAWLQTPKNKGGIQGVNYPIVADTNKTISEDYDVLAGEFVSDEDGNPVVLGELVAYRGLFLIDKDGIVQHQVVNNMPLGRSIKECLRVIDALQHFEQHGEVCPMDWQKGDDAMTASHEGVSGYLSK; this is encoded by the coding sequence ATGTCCGTACTCGTAGGAAAACAAGCACCGTCCTTTAACGCCAAAGCCGTTAAAGGGGAAAACATCATCGAAAACTTCAGCCTCGACCAATACCTAGGTGAGAAATACGTCGTCCTCTTCTTCTACCCGAAGGACTTCACCTTCGTCTGCCCGACCGAGCTTCATCGCTTCCAGGACGAGATCGCTGAGTTTGAAAAACGCAACGTCCAAGTGGTCGGTTGCTCGACCGACACCGAATTCTCTCACTGGGCATGGCTCCAGACACCTAAAAACAAAGGTGGTATCCAGGGTGTCAACTACCCGATCGTAGCCGACACCAACAAAACCATCTCCGAGGACTACGACGTGCTCGCCGGTGAGTTTGTCAGCGACGAGGACGGCAACCCCGTCGTGCTCGGTGAACTGGTCGCCTACCGTGGCCTCTTCCTCATCGACAAAGACGGCATCGTCCAGCACCAGGTCGTCAACAACATGCCGTTGGGTCGCTCCATCAAGGAATGCCTCCGCGTCATCGACGCCCTCCAGCACTTCGAGCAGCACGGCGAAGTCTGCCCGATGGACTGGCAAAAAGGCGACGACGCCATGACCGCCAGCCACGAAGGGGTTAGCGGCTATCTTTCCAAGTGA
- the lysS gene encoding lysine--tRNA ligase, translating to MSDQSAIPETPQSTDLSSIASATGEADLIAVRREKLAKLRELGIDPFGGKFDTTTTPGRLKADFADNQPVTIAGRLLAIRDMGKSVFATVGDAEGRIQIYLNQKGVSETDWAAYKLLDMGDWIGVEGETFTTGKGEPSVKVEKLTVLSKSLRPMPDKWHGVADRETKYRKRHLDLMSNEASAEVFITRSKMIAEIRSFLHDRGYLEVETPMLQSVAGGAAARPFETYHNALGMDLTLRIAPELFLKRLLVGGFTKVFELNRNFRNEGISRRHNPEFTMLEAYCAFGDFETMADMVEEMTCHLAEKFCGGLQIEHKDEEGNTLRTINLQRPWKRANYHDLIKEVAGDDFFDITPEARRAKCDELGVQISENMEDYEVVQQVFEKKVEEHTFDPCFVTRVASELIPLAKVTPGGKTVEVYELIINGQEISPGYSELNDPDVQRQRLEHQAGGEEEQEIDHDFIETLENGMPPAGGIGIGIDRLIMMLTGAPTIRDVVLFPLLKKKD from the coding sequence ATGAGCGACCAGTCAGCCATTCCAGAAACACCGCAGTCCACCGACCTGTCCTCCATCGCCTCGGCGACGGGGGAAGCCGATCTCATCGCCGTAAGACGCGAGAAGCTCGCTAAACTCCGTGAACTCGGAATCGACCCCTTCGGCGGGAAATTCGACACCACCACCACTCCGGGAAGACTCAAGGCTGACTTCGCCGACAACCAGCCAGTCACCATCGCCGGCCGCCTGCTCGCCATCCGCGACATGGGTAAATCCGTCTTTGCCACCGTCGGTGATGCCGAGGGCCGCATCCAGATCTACCTCAACCAAAAAGGGGTCAGCGAGACTGATTGGGCCGCTTACAAGCTGCTCGATATGGGCGACTGGATCGGCGTCGAAGGCGAAACCTTCACCACCGGAAAAGGCGAGCCGTCGGTGAAGGTGGAAAAACTTACGGTGCTCAGCAAGTCGCTGCGCCCGATGCCCGACAAGTGGCACGGCGTCGCCGACCGCGAAACCAAGTACCGCAAGCGCCACCTCGACCTGATGTCCAACGAGGCATCCGCCGAGGTCTTCATCACCCGGTCAAAAATGATCGCCGAGATCCGCAGCTTCCTGCACGACCGCGGCTACCTTGAGGTCGAGACCCCGATGCTGCAAAGCGTCGCCGGCGGTGCCGCCGCCCGCCCCTTCGAGACCTACCACAACGCCCTCGGCATGGACCTCACCCTGCGCATCGCACCGGAGCTTTTCCTCAAGCGGCTGCTGGTCGGCGGTTTCACCAAGGTATTCGAACTCAACCGCAACTTCCGCAACGAGGGCATCTCCCGTCGGCACAACCCGGAGTTCACCATGCTCGAGGCGTATTGCGCGTTTGGCGACTTCGAGACGATGGCGGACATGGTCGAGGAAATGACCTGCCACCTGGCGGAAAAATTCTGCGGCGGCCTGCAGATCGAGCACAAGGACGAGGAAGGCAACACCCTGCGCACCATCAACCTGCAGCGCCCGTGGAAACGCGCCAATTACCACGACCTGATCAAGGAGGTCGCCGGTGACGACTTCTTCGACATCACCCCGGAGGCCCGGCGCGCGAAATGCGACGAGCTCGGCGTGCAGATCTCCGAAAACATGGAGGACTATGAGGTGGTCCAGCAGGTGTTTGAGAAAAAAGTCGAGGAGCACACCTTCGACCCCTGTTTCGTCACCCGCGTCGCCTCCGAGCTCATCCCGCTCGCCAAGGTCACCCCCGGCGGCAAAACCGTCGAGGTTTACGAACTCATCATCAACGGGCAGGAAATCTCCCCCGGCTACTCCGAACTCAACGACCCCGACGTCCAGCGCCAACGCCTCGAGCACCAGGCGGGCGGCGAGGAGGAGCAGGAAATCGACCACGACTTCATCGAGACCCTCGAGAACGGCATGCCCCCCGCCGGCGGCATCGGCATCGGCATCGACCGCCTGATCATGATGCTCACCGGCGCCCCGACCATCCGCGATGTCGTCCTTTTTCCGCTTTTGAAAAAGAAAGACTAA